In one Drosophila pseudoobscura strain MV-25-SWS-2005 chromosome X, UCI_Dpse_MV25, whole genome shotgun sequence genomic region, the following are encoded:
- the LOC4814529 gene encoding uncharacterized protein, which translates to MAQTDFDSDGGCTFDCCAMAKSVAPARNTKGSATAAATATTIHTRRGTTTVTFVLLLVLCCLCDYNYGSWASQCWRKHNSGSIQTADGEFKRPFGILCTYRCFLWFPPIYPYCEFIFDLRLSRHFTSFPDCYEIRCNETFTFFGHEQQNF; encoded by the exons ATGGCACAAACGGACTTCGACTCGGACGGGGGTTGTACTTTCGATTGTTGCGCAATGGCCAAATCGGTGGCACCAGCGCGAAACACCAAGGGAAGCgccacagccgctgccactgccacaaccaTACATACACGCCGGGGCACCACAACAGTCAcatttgtgctgctgctggtcctctGCTGCTTGTGCGATTACAACTATGGAA GCTGGGCCTCACAGTGCTGGAGGAAGCACAATTCCGGCTCGATTCAAACGGCAGATGGTGAATTTAAGCGACCATTTGGTATACTCTGCACATACCGCTGCTTCCTCTGGTTTCCGCCGAT TTACCCGTACTGCGAATTCATTTTCGATCTGCGCTTATCGAGGCACTTTACGTCGTTCCCGGACTGCTACGAAATACGCTGTAACGAGACGTTCACGTTCTTCGGTCACGAGCAGCAGAACTTCTGA